One window from the genome of Macaca fascicularis isolate 582-1 chromosome 7, T2T-MFA8v1.1 encodes:
- the LOC102145347 gene encoding LOW QUALITY PROTEIN: olfactory receptor 6E1-like (The sequence of the model RefSeq protein was modified relative to this genomic sequence to represent the inferred CDS: inserted 2 bases in 1 codon) translates to RFLLLNTFDRPSPAEVRGAIRNRTTVTEFVLPGLSEACELQMLIFLGLLLTYPLTLLGNLLIVVITLMNRRLHMPVYYFLRNVAVLEIWFTSVIFPKVLTNILTGYKTISLPGCFLQSFLYFFLGTTEFFLLAVMSFDRYVAICNPLCYATTMCQRVCVQLVLCSWMTGFLLIIVPSFLILQQPFCGPNIINHFFCDNFPLLELIRADTTLIELLGFVIANISLLGTLSVTATCYGHIXVLHIPLNKEKQKAFSTCPSHIVMSLFYGSCIVMYIRSGKSDQKEDRNKVVALLNTVVTPMLNPFIYTLKNKQVKQVFREQVSKLLL, encoded by the exons CGATTCCTGTTGCTGAACACCTTTGATCGGCCCTCCCCAGCAGAGGTCAGAGGAGCCATCAGGAACCGCACCACCGTCACCGAGTTTGTCCTGCCGGGGCTCTCAGAGGCCTGTGAGCTGCAGATGCTCATCTTCCTGGGGCTCCTCCTGACCTACCCCCTCACACTGCTGGGGAACCTGCTTATCGTGGTCATCACCCTCATGAACAGGCGCCTCCACATGCCCGTGTACTACTTCCTCCGCAACGTTGCTGTCCTGGAGATCTGGTTCACCTCAGTCATCTTCCCCAAGGTGCTAACCAACATCCTCACAGGATACAAGACCATCTCCCTCCCAGGCTGCTTCCTGCAAAGTTTCCTCTATTTTTTCTTGGGTACCACAGAGTTCTTCCTCCTGGCGGTGATGTCCTTTGACAGGTACGTGGCCATATGTAACCCTTTGTGTTATGCCACCACCATGTGCCAAAGGGTCTGTGTCCAGCTAGTCCTCTGCTCGTGGATGACAGGATTCCTTCTCATCATTGTTCCAAGTTTCCTCATCCTTCAGCAGCCATTCTGTGGCCCCAACATCATTAACCATTTCTTCTGTGACAACTTTCCCCTCCTGGAACTCATTCGTGCAGACACAACTCTGATAGAGCTCCTGGGTTTTGTTATAGCCAACATCAGCTTACTGGGCACTCTGTCCGTGACGGCCACTTGCTATGGCCACAT CGTTCTGCACATCCCCTTAAACAAAGAGAAGCAGAAAGCCTTCTCCACCTGCCCCTCCCACATCGTCATGTCTCTCTTCTATGGCAGCTGCATCGTCATGTATATCCGGTCAGGCAAAAGTGACCAGAAGGAAGACAGGAACAAGGTGGTGGCATTGCTTAACACCGTGGTGACCCCGATGCTCAATCCCTTCATCTACACCCTGAAGAACAAGCAGGTGAAGCAGGTGTTTAGGGAGCAGGTGAGCAAGCTCCTCTTATAA